The Deinococcus yavapaiensis KR-236 DNA segment ATGCCGCTGATCGGCTCGGGAAAGCCGGGGTAATTCTCGACTTCCTCGGTTTGAGCGATTTGGCCTCCGGGCTGCCCCTTCTCGAGGATGATCGTCGTGAGGTTGGCGCGGCCCGCGTAAATTCCGGCGGTGAGGCCAGCGGGGCCGCCGCCGATGATGACCACGTCGTACGAGTGATGGGAGGATGCCGTCATGAAGACAGGGTAACAGGAATCGCGTTTCGCGAAGGTACCGAAGGCACTTTATAAAGTAAAGCGACTCGTCGACTGCATACCGTGCAGCCGACGTTTCCTCATAGCCTCAAGGAGTCGAGCCCAGGGTCGTCGCAGCAGAAACCAGTCCGCTGCCCGTGGCGTCGCCGTCCCAGGAGAACGTCTCCGTCGCGCCGCTCGGCTGCGGAACGACGAGCGAGCCAGGGTTCATGGGGCGTGACGAGGCTTCGAGGATCGCCTCGGCCTGATCCGCGGTCAGCGCTTGGTTCTTCTGCACCATCAGCGCGACGATCCCGGCCACGTGTGGCGAGGCCATGCTCGTTCCGCCGAGGTCGTAGTACGAAGCTTGACCGTTGACCTGATACGGTCCTGGGACCCAACTTCCCGGAGCGGCGACGTCGAGGTCCTGACCCGGCAACTGACGGCTCGAAAAGTCCGTGATGTAAAAGTCGCCGATGTCGGTCGGGTCGGGTACGTCCGTGTGCCACCACCCGCGGCTCGTCCACTCACCGTTCCATCCTGCCGCCACCGAGATGACCGGCGCGTATGCGCCGGGGTAGCCCATGCCGGCGTTCCCCGAGTTGCCTGCCGACGCCACGATGATCACGCCCATGGAAACGGCGTAATCGGTCGCTGCTTGCTCGACGGCGTCGAGGCTCATGTTTATGACGACGGGGCTGTTCTTCAAGACGGGATCGTACGCCTTGAGCTTGGCGACGTACGTGATGCCGCGCGCGATGACCGACGACCAGCACGAGCCG contains these protein-coding regions:
- a CDS encoding S8 family peptidase, which translates into the protein MQSQAANANMVGVNVVLNGAVTDAALNQLARYGKVRDVIAKIRAVTLQMSPGNLAAIRALSVVRAANVDAERGTGPTATAAAQDLADGISTWDLDAIQVTDKTPSGDVPTVSHDGSGVYVAVLDTGLANNWASNLPKDRIATQYARSFGGGGEVGNVSEQPNMWGQDQNSHGTHVMGTILGDDFGGTAVNGVAPRATVTPVKVLNQNGSCWSSVIARGITYVAKLKAYDPVLKNSPVVINMSLDAVEQAATDYAVSMGVIIVASAGNSGNAGMGYPGAYAPVISVAAGWNGEWTSRGWWHTDVPDPTDIGDFYITDFSSRQLPGQDLDVAAPGSWVPGPYQVNGQASYYDLGGTSMASPHVAGIVALMVQKNQALTADQAEAILEASSRPMNPGSLVVPQPSGATETFSWDGDATGSGLVSAATTLGSTP